The proteins below come from a single Candidatus Bathyarchaeia archaeon genomic window:
- the dapF gene encoding diaminopimelate epimerase, whose product MAKINFWKMQALGNDYIVLKDWRQRLGDYSALSKVLCKRRVSVGADGMIVLCKPSKIQADVKMRIFNADGSEAEMCGNGIRCLAKYAYENSIVNKRDIDVETLAGLRKVRLKVNRGFVESVSVDMGEPVFNRKAIPMEGEGEFIGQTLTVNGKLIQASCLSIGNPHCVVFVEDVEKAPVEELGPAIETHPYFPKRVNVEFVKVMDRKALSVRVWERGCGETMACGTGACAAATVAHRLGKVEDEVVVRLRGGDLKVKLNGRIRLEGPVVKVYEGKISSEVRLR is encoded by the coding sequence TTGGCTAAAATAAACTTCTGGAAAATGCAAGCGTTGGGTAATGATTACATAGTGTTGAAAGATTGGCGCCAAAGGCTGGGAGACTACAGCGCTCTGTCAAAGGTTTTATGCAAACGAAGGGTTTCAGTTGGAGCCGACGGAATGATCGTTCTCTGCAAACCATCAAAAATTCAAGCCGACGTGAAAATGAGAATTTTCAATGCAGATGGGAGTGAAGCCGAGATGTGCGGTAACGGCATCCGATGCCTAGCCAAATACGCCTATGAAAACTCGATCGTAAATAAACGCGATATAGACGTTGAAACCTTGGCGGGACTTAGAAAGGTGAGGTTGAAAGTTAACAGAGGATTCGTGGAATCAGTTTCAGTAGACATGGGTGAACCGGTGTTTAACCGAAAGGCGATTCCGATGGAGGGTGAAGGAGAATTCATAGGCCAAACATTGACTGTGAATGGAAAACTCATTCAAGCCTCTTGCCTTTCAATTGGCAATCCCCACTGCGTCGTATTCGTCGAGGATGTTGAAAAAGCTCCCGTGGAGGAGCTGGGCCCCGCGATCGAAACCCATCCATATTTCCCTAAAAGGGTAAATGTGGAGTTCGTTAAGGTTATGGACCGAAAAGCTCTGAGCGTAAGGGTATGGGAAAGGGGATGTGGGGAAACGATGGCTTGTGGAACCGGCGCCTGCGCGGCCGCCACGGTCGCCCATAGACTTGGCAAAGTTGAGGATGAAGTGGTTGTGCGTTTAAGGGGCGGTGACCTTAAAGTTAAATTAAACGGTAGGATACGCTTGGAGGGTCCGGTTGTAAAAGTATATGAAGGCAAAATTAGCTCCGAGGTAAGGCTTAGATGA
- the lysA gene encoding diaminopimelate decarboxylase, with translation MDRRFRGPLGNQDGILTIGGVAATELVENYGTPLYVTDESTVRSNFRLLKEAFEQTYGEVRIYYSMKANSNISILRILLDEGSFLDSTSTGEIFLGLKAGFPPHRILYTGTSVSNEDLKFAVEMNVTINVDSRSQFERLMKIKVPELISVRLNPGIGSGHHRHVITGGVGSKFGLPHREALDVYRMAKARGVAKFGFHMHIGSGILAAEPYLTALKNLLDLVVEAKNTIGVKPEFIDIGGGLGVPYRPEDPEFPLNEFAFEVSSLIKKYDAQHDLGGPVLCVEPGRFIVCDSTVLLTKINDVKMSEDGMFIGVDAGFNTLIRPAMYGSYHEILPASKLNESATHECCIVGPLCESGDVFGRYRMPQLSEGDLLAILNAGAYGFSMSSQYNARPRSAEVLVKNGNHEVIREREVFDDLLKGQRVANWLK, from the coding sequence ATGGATCGAAGGTTTCGAGGTCCACTGGGAAATCAGGATGGAATACTGACCATAGGCGGAGTAGCTGCTACTGAGCTCGTCGAAAATTACGGTACACCTTTATACGTCACGGATGAGTCCACCGTAAGAAGCAACTTCAGGCTCCTTAAGGAAGCCTTCGAACAAACCTATGGAGAGGTAAGAATCTATTACTCGATGAAAGCGAATTCGAACATCTCAATACTCAGAATCCTGCTGGATGAAGGATCATTTTTAGACTCTACCTCCACGGGTGAAATATTCCTTGGCTTAAAAGCCGGCTTTCCTCCACACCGCATCCTCTACACAGGCACCAGCGTAAGCAACGAAGACCTGAAGTTCGCAGTTGAAATGAACGTAACCATCAACGTGGATTCTAGGTCACAGTTTGAAAGGCTGATGAAAATCAAGGTGCCAGAGTTGATATCCGTAAGGCTGAATCCAGGCATTGGCTCAGGGCACCATAGACACGTGATAACAGGAGGAGTTGGATCAAAGTTCGGGCTGCCCCACCGCGAGGCCTTGGATGTTTACAGAATGGCGAAGGCGAGGGGAGTCGCTAAATTCGGCTTTCACATGCACATCGGCTCAGGAATCCTCGCGGCGGAACCATACCTCACAGCGTTAAAAAACCTCTTGGATCTAGTGGTGGAGGCGAAAAACACAATCGGCGTGAAACCTGAGTTCATCGATATAGGCGGCGGTCTCGGCGTCCCCTATAGGCCTGAAGATCCAGAATTTCCTTTAAACGAGTTTGCATTCGAAGTCTCGAGTCTCATTAAAAAATACGACGCTCAGCACGATCTCGGAGGTCCGGTGCTATGCGTTGAGCCTGGAAGGTTTATCGTTTGCGATTCAACAGTGCTCTTAACGAAAATTAACGATGTAAAGATGTCAGAGGATGGGATGTTCATAGGCGTGGATGCTGGGTTCAACACCCTCATAAGGCCCGCCATGTATGGCTCCTACCATGAAATATTGCCAGCGTCTAAGTTGAATGAATCAGCGACCCATGAATGCTGCATCGTCGGTCCCCTCTGTGAATCGGGAGATGTTTTTGGACGCTATAGAATGCCTCAGCTGTCTGAAGGAGATTTACTGGCCATATTGAACGCGGGGGCCTACGGGTTCTCCATGAGCTCTCAGTACAATGCTCGGCCACGGTCAGCCGAGGTTCTAGTAAAAAATGGAAACCATGAAGTGATAAGGGAGAGGGAAGTGTTCGACGACTTGTTGAAAGGGCAGAGGGTGGCGAATTGGCTAAAATAA
- the dapB gene encoding 4-hydroxy-tetrahydrodipicolinate reductase translates to MRSIKICVAGADGRMGSVLVQEAARKDTVEVVGAVTSEDSPNRGKKLGDLGLKPEEVYIFGSSQLPEAVKPADVYVTFTTPKAELSNIPIVVGLKKKVVLGTTGFTQEELKYLTNLMADKVPAVVSTNFSIGINLLYRMLELMKTLPKQYDFTVIEAHHKGKVDAPSGTAITIASLLQRIRGYGKIVYGRTGISKRMNGELEVLSARIGGIPGIHEVIVAGENEMIKIEHTAFSRKVFADGALLAIEWISKLSKPGVYSMSDVLSKVWT, encoded by the coding sequence ATGAGGAGTATTAAGATCTGCGTAGCCGGCGCGGATGGACGCATGGGAAGCGTCCTCGTCCAGGAAGCGGCTAGAAAGGATACTGTTGAAGTGGTTGGGGCCGTAACCTCGGAGGACAGCCCTAACCGGGGAAAAAAGCTAGGTGACTTAGGGCTCAAACCAGAGGAAGTCTACATCTTCGGGAGTAGCCAACTCCCAGAGGCCGTGAAGCCAGCGGACGTTTACGTCACATTTACCACCCCTAAGGCCGAGCTCTCGAACATACCCATAGTCGTAGGGTTGAAAAAGAAGGTGGTTCTGGGAACAACCGGTTTCACCCAAGAAGAGTTAAAATATTTAACAAATTTAATGGCGGATAAAGTGCCTGCTGTGGTTTCAACCAATTTTTCAATTGGAATAAACCTGTTATACAGGATGTTAGAGTTGATGAAAACCCTGCCAAAACAGTATGATTTTACTGTCATCGAAGCTCATCATAAAGGCAAGGTTGACGCGCCAAGTGGGACCGCCATTACAATCGCGTCCCTCCTCCAACGTATACGTGGATACGGAAAAATAGTCTATGGAAGAACAGGTATATCTAAACGCATGAACGGGGAGCTTGAGGTCTTGTCTGCAAGGATTGGTGGAATACCGGGCATTCACGAGGTAATCGTGGCCGGCGAAAACGAGATGATCAAAATAGAGCACACGGCTTTCTCCCGTAAAGTCTTCGCCGACGGAGCATTGCTTGCGATTGAATGGATCAGCAAGTTAAGCAAACCAGGGGTTTACAGTATGAGTGATGTGCTTTCCAAAGTATGGACCTAA
- the dapA gene encoding 4-hydroxy-tetrahydrodipicolinate synthase — protein sequence MFKGCYTATVTPFKESYKIDFEGLKKLTEFQVENEVRGILATGTTGESPTLTWREHIEVIERVWSACNGSCEFIAGTGSNNTAEALEATVKCHELGVKSILLVDPYYNGPSSLEIRREYVEPIAKRFPEIQIIPYIIPGRTGTQLHPQDLALLHERFNNVNAVKEATGNVENAASIRRLCGEGFSILSGDDDKTYELITSEKVKGNGVISVASNVAPKHVKMMVELLLNGQRDKGLELCEKLKPLFELVTVKTSEDTPYGQVECKARNPLPYKTLMNILGIPSGPCRPPLGKMTRKGVQVVLTKARAVYETSPEILEPVEKFFDVDLSKRLYEEKYWRGLAYEEY from the coding sequence TTGTTTAAGGGTTGCTACACGGCCACTGTGACGCCATTCAAAGAAAGCTACAAAATAGACTTTGAAGGTTTAAAAAAACTGACTGAGTTCCAAGTAGAGAACGAGGTAAGAGGAATTCTGGCCACGGGAACAACAGGTGAGTCCCCAACATTAACATGGAGGGAGCATATAGAGGTTATAGAGCGCGTATGGAGCGCTTGTAATGGAAGCTGTGAATTCATAGCTGGAACAGGTAGCAACAACACCGCGGAGGCTTTAGAAGCTACTGTTAAATGCCATGAGTTGGGCGTAAAATCCATCCTGTTAGTTGATCCGTACTACAATGGACCCAGCTCCCTTGAGATTAGGAGAGAATACGTAGAGCCCATCGCGAAGCGATTCCCCGAGATTCAGATAATCCCCTACATCATTCCTGGTAGGACCGGAACCCAGCTGCATCCTCAGGATTTAGCCTTACTGCATGAAAGGTTCAACAACGTAAACGCCGTTAAGGAAGCCACAGGAAACGTTGAGAACGCCGCTTCCATTCGCAGGCTTTGCGGCGAAGGCTTCAGCATCCTCTCTGGTGACGACGATAAAACGTATGAGTTGATCACCTCGGAGAAGGTAAAGGGCAATGGCGTCATTTCAGTAGCCTCAAACGTCGCGCCGAAACATGTGAAGATGATGGTGGAACTGCTGCTTAACGGGCAGAGAGATAAGGGACTGGAGCTATGCGAAAAATTGAAGCCTCTGTTCGAACTTGTCACAGTTAAAACGTCGGAAGACACTCCTTACGGTCAAGTTGAATGTAAGGCGCGTAACCCATTACCCTACAAGACTTTAATGAACATTTTAGGCATACCATCCGGTCCATGTCGACCCCCCTTGGGCAAAATGACGCGCAAGGGCGTTCAAGTGGTTTTAACTAAGGCGCGAGCCGTGTATGAAACCTCACCGGAAATCCTTGAACCCGTGGAAAAGTTCTTCGACGTGGACTTGAGCAAACGTCTATATGAGGAAAAATACTGGCGCGGACTGGCGTATGAGGAGTATTAA
- a CDS encoding glutaredoxin domain-containing protein, which produces MAVYSTPDCPNCVLAKNFLRKNNVSFKDIDVSTNPKAAIELIMKAGQMAVPVIKINDKMIIGFDKVAIVNALRDSGVKLEY; this is translated from the coding sequence GTGGCCGTTTACAGCACTCCGGACTGCCCCAACTGTGTGTTGGCGAAAAACTTTTTGAGAAAAAATAATGTGTCGTTTAAGGATATCGACGTTTCCACGAACCCTAAGGCTGCGATAGAGTTGATTATGAAAGCGGGGCAAATGGCCGTCCCCGTCATCAAGATCAACGATAAGATGATCATTGGGTTTGACAAAGTGGCGATTGTTAACGCGCTCCGGGATAGCGGCGTAAAGTTAGAATATTAA
- a CDS encoding M24 family metallopeptidase has translation MEDLDGLMGKYGLEAIVVHGESTFHNPELYFVTRTHLARGGIYLKKVDESPILIVNGVDLGSARRGVVNKVHTYVEKGFNKIIHSHEGEGLPIVFSKLLREEGVSGRIGFYGTVEANLNIFIVDKLRKMGYDVNSTRSQVLKEAMATKSEKEIKDLTFVGRLCEGAIEHVFSLLQQCTLTMGKVMFQGKAVTIGSLKSELNHYFAEKGLVPDEGYILSAGVKSSDPHYTGEARDFVKSGRPILLDIYPRGPGNLYFDVTRTFVMGRASKRVKDMYYAVVEAHEASMDVLREGVGAAEAMNVACEVLERRGYRTLRSHRNPKNGFTHSLGHGVGWSLNDKPTLSLFSRDTLKAGNVVTVEPGLYDKKVGGVRLEDVVAVHKKGILKLSRLEVPFEV, from the coding sequence TTGGAAGACTTAGATGGACTTATGGGCAAATATGGATTAGAGGCCATCGTGGTTCATGGTGAAAGTACTTTTCACAACCCAGAGCTTTACTTTGTCACCAGGACGCATTTAGCCAGAGGAGGAATCTACCTTAAAAAGGTTGATGAAAGCCCGATTTTGATCGTAAACGGAGTGGACTTAGGAAGCGCCAGACGAGGTGTCGTAAACAAAGTTCACACCTACGTTGAAAAAGGTTTCAATAAAATCATACACTCGCATGAAGGCGAGGGGCTTCCAATCGTTTTCAGCAAACTGCTTCGCGAGGAGGGAGTGTCAGGAAGAATAGGTTTCTACGGCACGGTGGAAGCTAACTTAAACATTTTCATTGTGGACAAGCTGAGGAAAATGGGATACGACGTTAACTCAACGCGTTCACAGGTGTTAAAGGAGGCTATGGCGACCAAGTCGGAGAAAGAAATTAAGGATTTAACGTTCGTTGGAAGGCTGTGCGAGGGAGCAATAGAACACGTCTTCAGCCTACTACAGCAATGCACCTTAACTATGGGAAAAGTAATGTTTCAGGGGAAGGCGGTTACTATCGGATCGCTGAAGTCCGAGTTGAATCATTATTTCGCCGAGAAGGGACTGGTTCCAGATGAGGGATACATATTATCAGCTGGCGTTAAGTCCTCTGACCCCCACTATACAGGCGAGGCAAGAGACTTTGTTAAGAGTGGAAGACCCATTTTACTGGACATTTATCCTCGAGGTCCCGGGAACCTCTACTTTGATGTTACGAGAACGTTCGTGATGGGAAGGGCTTCTAAAAGGGTTAAAGACATGTACTACGCCGTCGTAGAGGCCCATGAGGCTTCAATGGATGTTCTTCGTGAGGGAGTAGGGGCTGCCGAAGCCATGAACGTCGCCTGTGAGGTACTTGAAAGGAGAGGTTACAGAACATTGCGAAGCCACCGCAACCCGAAAAACGGATTCACCCATTCCCTTGGGCATGGAGTTGGATGGAGCCTAAACGATAAGCCCACTTTATCATTATTCAGCAGGGATACGCTGAAGGCAGGTAACGTGGTAACCGTTGAACCAGGACTATACGACAAGAAAGTGGGCGGTGTAAGGTTGGAGGATGTCGTCGCCGTACATAAAAAGGGCATCCTTAAATTATCCAGGTTAGAAGTACCTTTTGAAGTCTAG
- a CDS encoding NUDIX hydrolase, whose translation MKSRMMMQLVKKRLISAGGLVFRIEEGRPIFLLLGFRKRNTWCLPKGLIEEGETEVEAAMREVMEETGLKNLSLIDKIGDIHYSFWSKGRNFDKTVHFYLFETSQRETTVGEEHDMYAWFSYERAMEALSYRNEREILKRGFEIAAKRIKET comes from the coding sequence TTGAAGTCTAGGATGATGATGCAGTTGGTGAAAAAACGTCTGATCTCGGCGGGTGGATTAGTGTTCAGGATCGAAGAAGGAAGACCAATATTCTTGTTATTAGGATTTAGGAAAAGAAACACATGGTGCCTTCCCAAGGGTTTGATAGAGGAGGGCGAGACTGAGGTTGAAGCCGCGATGAGAGAGGTCATGGAGGAAACCGGGCTAAAGAATTTAAGTTTAATCGATAAAATCGGGGACATACACTACAGTTTTTGGTCAAAAGGCAGAAATTTCGATAAAACCGTTCACTTTTACCTCTTTGAAACGAGTCAAAGGGAAACAACCGTAGGGGAGGAGCATGATATGTACGCTTGGTTTAGCTACGAGAGGGCGATGGAGGCTTTATCCTACCGGAACGAGAGAGAAATCCTGAAAAGAGGATTTGAAATCGCGGCTAAACGAATCAAAGAAACATAA
- a CDS encoding nucleotide exchange factor GrpE, with product MADEAAHHEEVGESCGEKAAEPEGSRPSRRRLLAELKDLRDSLEKERKRSEEYLIQIKYLQADFDNYSKRLKKDLEEQVKRGSERLIVKLLPILDDLERAVETSGGEDNPLRDGVKMILKRLKDTLSEEGLSEIDALGKQFDPLKHEAVGEIITSEHPEGVILKVLRRGYIFDGRVLRPSLVEVSKSGQQTLHDHKKLGENDGGEAS from the coding sequence ATGGCGGATGAGGCCGCGCACCATGAGGAGGTTGGTGAGTCCTGCGGGGAAAAGGCTGCGGAGCCTGAGGGGTCTAGACCCTCCAGGAGAAGGCTTTTAGCCGAGCTTAAAGATCTTCGGGACTCGTTGGAGAAGGAGCGTAAAAGATCAGAGGAATATCTGATCCAAATAAAATATCTTCAAGCAGACTTCGATAATTACTCGAAGCGGCTTAAGAAGGATTTGGAGGAGCAGGTTAAAAGGGGGAGTGAGCGTTTAATCGTCAAGCTTCTCCCCATCTTAGACGACCTTGAAAGAGCGGTGGAGACAAGTGGGGGCGAGGATAACCCCCTTCGAGATGGTGTAAAAATGATCTTAAAACGGTTGAAGGACACATTAAGCGAGGAAGGTTTATCTGAAATAGACGCGTTGGGTAAGCAGTTCGACCCTCTTAAACATGAGGCGGTGGGAGAAATTATAACCTCAGAGCACCCTGAAGGGGTTATCCTTAAAGTGTTAAGGAGAGGGTACATATTTGATGGAAGAGTGTTGAGGCCAAGCCTCGTTGAGGTATCTAAATCCGGTCAACAAACGCTTCATGATCACAAAAAACTTGGTGAAAACGATGGAGGTGAAGCGAGTTGA
- the dnaK gene encoding molecular chaperone DnaK, which yields MSENKGAGREKIIGIDLGTSNSAAAVVIGGKPVIIPSAEGTTIGGKAFPSIVAFTKDGQLLVGEPARRQAITNPEGTVFAIKRKMGTDYKVKVFDKEYTPQQISAFILQKIKRDSEAFLGEPVKKAVITVPAYFNDNQRQATKDAGTIAGLEVVRIINEPTAASLAYGIDKSQTEQKIMVFDLGGGTLDVTILEFGGGVFEVKSTSGDTQLGGTDMDNALTNYLIDRFKEKTGIDLSGDKMAVQRIREAAEKAKIELSTLLTTEVNLPFIAADSTGPKHLNETITRAKLEELVKPIIERCRGPMMQALKDAKMEPKDVDKIILVGGPTRMPIVRDFVESVMGKSAERGVDPMECVAMGAAIQGAVIAGEIKDIVLLDVTPLSLGVETLGGVFTKIIERNTTIPTRRSQIFTTAADFQTSVTIHVLQGERPMAADNVSLGMFNLVGIPPAPRGVPQIEVTFDIDVNGILHVTAKDLGTGKEQKITITASKRLSKDEIDRMVKEAEQYAEQDKLKKEEAETRNQADSLIYTAEKTKTELKDKVSPDQVNRIDEAVKELKEALSGKNIAEIKEKNENLAKVLQEVGAAVYQKAAQEYAGKTESGGPQTTSEAQKEGKVVDAQYEVDEEKKQ from the coding sequence TTGAGCGAGAATAAAGGTGCTGGAAGAGAGAAAATAATCGGCATAGACTTGGGGACGAGCAACTCAGCGGCCGCTGTGGTCATCGGGGGGAAACCGGTCATCATACCGAGCGCTGAGGGAACCACCATCGGGGGAAAAGCGTTCCCGTCTATCGTCGCCTTCACAAAAGATGGACAACTTCTAGTAGGCGAACCTGCCAGGAGGCAAGCCATAACCAACCCCGAGGGAACGGTCTTCGCCATAAAAAGGAAGATGGGAACGGATTACAAGGTTAAAGTTTTCGACAAAGAGTATACTCCGCAGCAAATCTCAGCCTTCATCCTCCAGAAGATAAAACGGGACTCCGAAGCCTTTCTAGGCGAGCCCGTTAAAAAGGCAGTCATCACGGTACCAGCCTACTTTAACGACAACCAGAGACAAGCCACGAAGGACGCGGGAACTATCGCAGGGCTTGAGGTTGTGAGAATCATTAACGAGCCAACAGCCGCATCCTTAGCATATGGAATAGATAAATCTCAAACAGAGCAGAAAATCATGGTGTTCGACCTGGGAGGAGGTACATTAGACGTCACCATCCTAGAGTTCGGAGGGGGAGTCTTCGAGGTTAAATCGACTAGCGGAGACACGCAACTCGGAGGAACCGATATGGACAACGCCCTCACAAACTACTTGATAGATCGGTTCAAGGAGAAAACGGGCATAGACTTAAGCGGCGACAAGATGGCGGTGCAGAGAATTAGAGAGGCGGCTGAAAAAGCCAAAATAGAGCTTTCCACCCTTCTCACCACCGAGGTTAACTTACCTTTCATCGCAGCCGACTCGACTGGACCTAAACATCTGAACGAAACCATTACTAGGGCTAAGCTAGAGGAGCTTGTGAAACCCATCATCGAGAGATGTAGAGGACCAATGATGCAAGCCTTGAAAGACGCGAAAATGGAGCCTAAGGATGTAGACAAAATCATTTTGGTGGGTGGGCCTACCAGAATGCCCATAGTCAGGGATTTCGTGGAATCGGTCATGGGAAAGTCGGCTGAGAGAGGGGTAGACCCCATGGAATGCGTAGCCATGGGAGCCGCTATCCAAGGAGCGGTGATCGCGGGCGAGATAAAAGACATCGTCCTGCTTGACGTGACCCCTTTATCGCTGGGTGTTGAAACGCTTGGAGGTGTTTTCACCAAGATAATAGAGCGTAACACCACGATTCCTACAAGGCGAAGCCAAATATTCACTACGGCGGCAGACTTTCAAACCAGCGTGACAATCCACGTCCTGCAAGGGGAGAGGCCCATGGCGGCGGATAATGTTTCCCTGGGCATGTTCAACCTTGTGGGCATTCCACCGGCTCCTAGAGGTGTTCCCCAAATAGAGGTTACCTTCGACATAGATGTTAACGGCATTCTCCACGTCACAGCGAAGGACTTGGGAACCGGGAAGGAGCAGAAAATCACCATCACGGCGTCTAAAAGGCTTTCAAAGGATGAAATAGACCGGATGGTCAAGGAAGCTGAGCAGTACGCTGAGCAGGATAAGCTTAAAAAAGAAGAAGCTGAAACTAGAAACCAAGCGGACTCCCTCATATACACGGCTGAGAAGACGAAGACGGAGCTGAAAGATAAGGTTTCACCTGATCAAGTTAACCGCATCGATGAAGCTGTTAAGGAGCTTAAAGAGGCTCTCTCGGGTAAAAACATCGCTGAGATAAAGGAGAAAAATGAGAATTTGGCGAAGGTTCTACAAGAAGTAGGCGCGGCGGTCTACCAGAAGGCCGCTCAGGAATACGCGGGTAAAACAGAGTCGGGCGGACCCCAAACCACCTCTGAGGCTCAAAAGGAAGGTAAGGTTGTAGACGCTCAATACGAGGTGGATGAAGAGAAGAAACAGTAG
- the dnaJ gene encoding molecular chaperone DnaJ: protein MPKRDYYEILGVSRNASREEIKNAYRKLALKYHPDRNKSPEAEERFKEISEAYAVLSDEEKRRQYDAFGHEGIGARYTYDDLFRGVDFEDIFRDMGFGGFERIFNMFFGGRTVQETVQRRGSDIQYDLTLTLEEVSRGGEVKLEVPRMERCSACSGSGAKSGTHPRVCPTCKGSGQVEYSKVTGFARFVQITTCDRCYGKGSIIEHPCPECKGTGLAQRHRRIKVSIPAGVEDGSSLRIRGEGNQSLEGGPPGDLYILIHVKPHKIFRRQGNNIICEVPINIAQAALGDVIQVPTLEGKTELKIPPGTQSGSFFRLRGKGLPSLEGGRGDELVKIKVLTPTNLTNSQRKLLEELAKELA, encoded by the coding sequence ATGCCCAAACGCGACTATTACGAGATCCTGGGGGTAAGCAGAAACGCGTCTAGAGAGGAGATAAAAAACGCTTACAGAAAACTGGCATTAAAGTATCATCCAGATAGGAACAAGTCCCCTGAAGCTGAGGAGCGGTTTAAAGAGATTTCAGAAGCTTACGCAGTACTCTCCGATGAGGAAAAACGGAGGCAATATGACGCCTTCGGCCACGAAGGCATTGGGGCACGATACACCTACGACGACTTATTCAGGGGGGTAGATTTCGAGGATATATTCAGGGACATGGGTTTCGGAGGCTTCGAAAGGATTTTCAACATGTTTTTCGGCGGAAGAACGGTCCAGGAAACTGTTCAAAGAAGGGGCTCAGACATACAATATGACCTAACGCTTACTTTGGAGGAAGTAAGCCGGGGCGGGGAAGTGAAGCTTGAAGTCCCGAGAATGGAGCGTTGCAGCGCTTGTAGCGGATCCGGAGCTAAGTCAGGCACCCATCCACGCGTCTGTCCAACTTGCAAAGGTAGCGGCCAAGTTGAGTACAGTAAGGTCACGGGGTTCGCTAGGTTTGTTCAAATAACCACATGCGACCGATGTTATGGTAAAGGCTCCATAATAGAGCATCCCTGTCCCGAATGTAAGGGAACCGGGCTAGCTCAGAGGCATAGGCGCATAAAAGTGAGCATCCCAGCGGGTGTCGAGGATGGCTCATCCCTTAGGATCAGGGGTGAGGGCAATCAAAGCCTAGAAGGCGGACCCCCTGGAGACCTATACATATTAATTCACGTCAAACCCCATAAAATCTTCAGAAGGCAAGGAAACAACATAATCTGTGAAGTCCCAATAAACATCGCTCAAGCAGCCTTAGGAGATGTGATACAAGTTCCCACTTTGGAAGGAAAAACTGAGCTTAAAATCCCGCCGGGAACTCAAAGCGGATCCTTCTTCCGGTTGAGGGGGAAAGGGCTTCCCTCTCTCGAAGGAGGGAGAGGAGACGAGCTGGTTAAAATAAAGGTTCTAACGCCGACAAACTTAACGAACAGTCAACGGAAGCTTTTGGAGGAGTTAGCGAAGGAGTTAGCTTAA
- a CDS encoding superoxide dismutase, with amino-acid sequence MEGIKFYALPELPYDYRDLEPYMSEEQLKIHHGKHHQAYVNGANALLQRLDKARAENVDIDVKSTLKELSWNIGGHLLHSLFWENLKPPAGGSGKPVGTLDDYLKREFGSFERFKKEFTQAALSVEGSGWAALSYCRQTSRPIIMQVEKHNTNVYPMFGILLVLDVFEHAYYIDYKNDRAKFVEAFWSIVNWDEVNKRLEALT; translated from the coding sequence ATGGAAGGGATAAAATTTTACGCGCTACCGGAGTTACCCTACGACTACAGGGACTTGGAACCATACATGTCCGAGGAGCAATTAAAAATACATCACGGTAAGCATCATCAAGCCTACGTTAATGGAGCAAATGCGTTACTTCAAAGATTAGATAAGGCACGCGCAGAGAACGTAGACATAGATGTTAAATCAACATTAAAGGAACTTTCATGGAATATAGGAGGACATCTTCTACACTCGTTGTTTTGGGAAAACTTGAAGCCGCCGGCTGGAGGTAGTGGAAAACCGGTCGGAACGTTAGATGATTATTTAAAAAGAGAGTTTGGAAGCTTTGAAAGATTCAAGAAGGAGTTTACACAGGCCGCCCTCAGCGTTGAAGGCTCAGGTTGGGCTGCTTTATCATATTGTAGGCAGACAAGTAGACCCATAATTATGCAGGTTGAAAAGCATAATACTAACGTTTATCCAATGTTCGGAATCCTCTTGGTTTTAGACGTCTTCGAACACGCATATTACATCGACTACAAAAATGATAGAGCCAAGTTTGTCGAAGCGTTCTGGAGCATCGTTAACTGGGATGAAGTAAACAAGAGACTTGAGGCATTAACGTGA